In one Sander lucioperca isolate FBNREF2018 chromosome 7, SLUC_FBN_1.2, whole genome shotgun sequence genomic region, the following are encoded:
- the LOC118495481 gene encoding immunoglobulin superfamily member 10-like, with protein MAAVTELSFLLFALINNIHAQELIIIGQEGDSYTFKLPNNTNSCLISRSVGEEKLVLWNTSDLWSNSSSVPEHLKLRLDSDVDTSSYTILHLTHSDSGPYREECWTEGNVTHDNNFTITVCTTSRDRSYITARVGEPVDLPCEGAADNLDVQWLKQDSRYDYGTWNRVFGDNTTSVMDNVRGRYQMVTNTSALHVSNVTATDFTGYNCLVMNQQQCVSSHPVRLELHYEMIYRSVGETAVLPCTITDSTDEQPPRWRNLISTDLGQLNQTDPSVDQNYSLVFSSLMLNHSGRYSCEASGIEQYYLLAVCPKFGPPAVELFSEGEEVTLRCRDWRKGWDHDWFIKSKRTEGRIFSVESDQRMSRVSWYDNGSLVISNISVGDAGEYWCVVYDYDYQCVSTERTVLVWL; from the exons atggctgcagtcacagagctctccttcctgctgtttgctctcatcaacaacatccatgcacaagaaCTGATCATCATCGGACAGGAAGGAGACTCTTACACCTTCAAGCTCCCCAACaacaccaactcctgcctgatctccagatctgttggtgaggagaagctggtcctgtggaacacctctgacctctggtccaacagctcctcagtacCTGAACACCTGAAACTACGACTTGACAGCGATGTGGAtacttcttcttacaccatcctccacctgacccattcagactccggcccgtaccgagaggagtgttggactgagggcaacgtgacgcATGACAACAACttcactattactgtttgtactaCTTCAAGAGATCGGAGCTATATCACAGCGAGAGTTGGAGAACCAGTGGACCTGCcatgtgagggagcagctgataatctggatgtccagtggctcaaacaggaCTCTAGATATGATTATGGAACATGGAAcagagtttttggggacaatacgacatcagtgatggacaatgttagaggaagataccaaatggtgacaaacacatcagctcttcATGTTTCCAACGTCACAGCAACAGACTTTACAGGGTACAActgtctggtgatgaaccaacagcagtgtgttagcagtcacCCTGTAAGGTTGGAACTACATTATGAGATGATCTACCGCTCAGTGGGAGagaccgctgtgttgccgtgcactatcactgactccactgatgaacagcccccacGTTGGAGGAATCTGATCTCCACTGACCTAGGACAACTAAACCAGACTGAtccttcagtagaccaaaactactcgctggtgttttcatctctaatgttaaatcactcaggtcGGTACTCCTGTGAAGCCTCTGGGATAGAGCAATATTATTTGCTGGCGGTGTGTCCCAAATTtggcccccctgctgtagagctcttctcagagggagaagaagtcactctcagatgcagagATTGGAGAAAGGGTTGGGACCATGATTGGTTTATCAAGTCGAAacgaacagagggaagaatctttaGTGTAGAGTCTGATCAGAGAATGAGCAGAGTGAGCTGGTATGATAATGGGAgcctggttatctctaatatctcagtgggaGACGCAGGAGAGTACTGGTGTGTAGTTTATGATTATGATTATCAGtgtgtgtcaacagagagaactgtgttagtg tggctttaa